A region of the Methylomagnum ishizawai genome:
GCCCCTTGGAACGCCAGAACCACGCCGCCGACAGCGCCGCGAACTCGGGTTCTTCCAGGCGCTCGGGATTCGCCAACAGGTCGATCCCCAGCGCCGATCCGGCGGCGGCGTAATTGGCCCGGCCCGTAATCTGGATCAGGCCGCGCCCCTTGAAGCGCTTGCCGTCGCCGGGCCGGGTGTTGCCCAAGTCCTTGCGCCCCTCGTAGGCCGCGCCGCTGGCGATCTCCTCCACGTAGGCCAGCGACCCGCTCTCATGGCCGAGTTGGGCCAGGAAGTCGGCCATCCGGGATGGCGTGTCGATGCCATAGCGGGCCATGGCCTGCACGAGGGGGCCGAGCCAGCGCCGGGCGACCGATAGGCGGCAACCGCAGGCGGCGGCGAGTTGTTCGGGAGAGATATTCATGGAATGCGACCTTCGGGAAGCGGCGATTGATGCAACACACCCAGCCCCTCATCATTCCCGAAGCGCTTGATGAGCGGGGTTTCCATGGGTTTCGCCGCTTTTTTGTTTTGCTTGCCCAGCGGGCGGCATTCTGGCTTGCCGCAGGATGGGGTTCGGAGGTCCGGGGTACACCAGCACATCACAAAACACCCACTCGGACGCCCCACAGGGCATCCTTCAAAGTCGAGATTTTCTTGTCGATCATGTCCGAATACTTCGAAGTATCCACCGAGGCCGATTGCGACAGGCCATCCGCCGAGATCGAAGCCGATTGCGCCGGGAAGGCTCCCTCAATCAGCCTTAGCACCGCCATCTTCTTCACGGTGTCCACCACGTCCGGCCAGAGGCCGTGCGCGTCCGTGAGGCCCGCCGTGTAGCGGACCTCGATCATCATGGGCACCGTCTTGCGCCCGGTCAGGGCTTGCAGCACGAAGGCGTTCATGGGGCCGTAGGACGCCAGCCCCGTGGGAATCAGGTGGATCAAGCCGTACTTGAGTTCCGGCCTGATCCACTCGGCAGGCACCTCGAACACCGCCGTTCCGGGGCCGGGATAGACGAAACGGATCGAGGTGATGGAGCCCCGGACGATGGGCCGCTGTTTGGTTTCGACGCAGCCGAAGAACGTGTTGGAGAAGGTTTCCGCCTCGTACTCGCTCGGGGCCTCCAAGGCGTACTTGGTCCCGGCGTTTTCCAAGGCGTCGATTTCCGGCGGCGGCGCCTGCGAGGGCACCATGACCGTGGGTTCCAGGAACACGCGCAGACGGCGCTGCGCGTCGGCCTCGGCGGCCAGCAGCGCGGCCCACACTTCATCTTCGGAGGGCAACACGCCCGAAAAGGCCGGGTGCGTCTTGAACACCGACATCGCCAGGAGGCTGGCCACGTCGTCGGGGTTGGTGAAGATGCTCATGGCCCGGTGTGATCGGCGATCAACGCTCGTTCAATGCCGCCAAATCCGCCGAAGCCAGCGCGGCGGCGAAAGCCGTCATGCCGATGGCGTTGTAATAGGTCACGGTCAGGCTGGCGGTGTCCAGCGCCGTGGTGCCGCCCACGAAATTGGAGCCGGTGGCGTTGTCGATGACCACGAAGCCCACCAGCGCCTTGTTATCTGGGTTGGCCGGGAGCAAGGCCAATGCCGCATCGTGCGAGTTGGCATTGGCGGTCTTGGCGGACACCGACAGCGTGCCGGACTCGTCGATATAGAACGCCCAGGCCGCGCTCTTGGCGGTCGCCAGCGTACCGGCCAGGGCGGGCATGTCGCCCGCGGTCTTACGGATCGGCACGCCCGCGACAATGGCGGAAATGGTGCCGGTGTACTTGACCACGGCGGAACTGGATGTCTTGATCGCCAGCCCGGCGGATACCAGGGAAACCGTGTTCATGCGCGTGCGGAGCGCGGCCACATCGGCCCGGAGCGCATTGAACTGGGTGATGATGTCGTTGAGCAGGGTACCGAGTTGCACGTCGCGGGCGGCGAGTATGGCGCGGTTCAATTGCTGGATGAGGAGCGGAATCCGCTTGGTGGTGCTTCCCATGCTGGCTTACCTTACTTGGATTTAGCGGGTTTCTGGGGCGACGGGGCGGCCACGGGCTCGGGGGCCGATCCACCCGCCGGGGCCACCAGCGAATAGCCTGGGATGGCCAGGAAATTGGCGGCCACATCCTCCGGCAGATCGTCGGCGCTGACCATGCCACCACCCGGATGGGGGACAAATGGGAATCCGTTGATGTTGTCCGAGGCGTTCGGACGGGTACACAGCACGTAGGGCATCGCGCGGTCCTTCCGGTGGTTAAAGAGGGGGCGGGGGCAAGCCCCGCCCGCAAGGTCCGACGGTGGCCAGAACCGGTTACTCGTCCGTGTGCGGGCGCCAAGCCGCGTTGGCCGGGAGTATGTTCTTGATATACCCGTGCCGCTTCGGATTGGTGATCCGCAGATAGCCGAACAAGAATTGGAACCAGGAATAGACCGGCATCAGCCCGATACCGAACGGCAGCGGAATCTTGATCATCGGCTGGAATTGCCGCCAGCCGATGGCGTCGGAGGCCCGCTCCAAATCCACGATGGGCGCGGAGAAGGTGCCGGGGATATCGCGGTCCAGGTCCGCGTAGGCCGTGGTGGAGCCCGCTTTCGGGACCACGGCCACGAGGCGCATATCGCTGGTGGTGTTGGCGGCGTCCTGGCGGGACCGGAAGATGCGGTAGCCGGTTTCGGTCCCGGCGCTGCTGGCCGTGATGGTCAACGTGCATTTCTGCCCGGCGGAAATGGCGGTCTGCGTGGTCTTCACCACCGGGCTGTAGCCCTGGCCCTGCGCGTCGATGGCCTCGACCGCGTAGTAGTAATTGCCGGCGCGCCCCGCGGTGAAGCGCGAGGACGCATCGGAGGCGCAGGCGGCGGCCACGCCTTGCGGGGTGATCGCGGACAACGCGCTCGCGTAGGCCGGGTAGGTCGCTTCGAATGGCTTGATCATCGGCATGTTCGCGTCGTGCAGGAACGTGTCGATGTGGGTTTTCAGCACGCCATGGGTCAAGCGGATGCCCGGCACATGGCCGCCGATCATCGGTTGGTTCTGGTTGTCCGGGTTCCAGCGGTAGGAGGGGTCCAACCCACTGTTGAGGTCGCCTTGGACGCTGGAAGGCAGGTACACGTCGGTGGGCGTGCCCCAGGAGCCATAGCCGATGATGGCCGAGTTGATGGCGTTGAACGCCTCCACATCGGTCAGGCTGGCGCCCTGCATGTCGTAGACATGCTCGCCGGAGATGTAGCCGCTGGCGATGCTATCGTCGATCTGCTTGAAAATGCCATCGAACTGCACCGGACAGGCGGCGGAATTACCGTAGAACAGGGCGTATTCCAAATCCTGCAAGATGGACAGGGCGCCGTTGTTTTCCTCGACCGACATGGCGTCGGCGATGTTGTTCGTGATGTTGGTCACGAACCCGACCTGGCGGAGCTGCATGATGAACTTCACCATGCCGACCTCGCGCTGGTAGTCGCCGGTCGCCGAGCGGACCGTACCCATTTGCGCGTTGAAGCTACCGCCGGGAAATCCACCCACCGAGTTCATGCGGGTGTATTCGTCCACGATGTTGGTGGCGTTGGTGGACATCAAGTCCTTGAAGAACACGATATGCTTCTGGTCGAACACCGTGGACTTCATGACGCGGTCGAGCGATTGGATGCCCAGGGCCGCGCCGCCGGTCAACTGCGACACATCCGACTGCGCCGAGGCGGAGTCCAGCGCTTTGAACAGGTCGCCGAAATCGGACAGCGAACCGGAAGCCGATCCGTGCCCCCCCATACCGCCGAGCGAGCCGGCGGCCAAGCCCTGCAATTGGGCGATGACGGTAGGATTCATAAGTGTCGTTCCTCTCTATGGGATCGGTTCTGGTTAAAGCGGGGTGGCCACGATCTTGCGGAGCAATTTGGCGTCGGGTTGGATGCCGTTGCGGGCGCAGGCGTCCAACTGGCGGTATTCCGGGCTACCCAGCTTGCCCGCCTCGAACAGCGCGTCGGCCTTCGCCATCACGTCGTCCAGGGTCAACTGCCCGTCCCCCAGGCTCTTGGCGAGCGGGTCCACGGACTCGCGCCCATGCACGGCCACGGCGGACTTGCGCCCCTTGCCCTGGCCCGACAGGTCGGCGACCTTCGCCCGGAGGGACGCGAGTTCCGCGCCCTGGCTCTTCAGGAGGTCGGTCTGCGCCTGGAGCAGGGCCGCGACCTGGCCGAAGCCTTTCTGCATTTCGTCGGCGATGCCCGCCTGCCGGTCCTGCAAGGACTTGACGAGCGCGGTGGCGTCGAAGCCGCGGACCTTTTCGCCGTCCACCTCGAACTCGAAGGACTTGCCCATGGGGTCGTCGTCCCCGCTGCCATCGCCGTAGCTGCCGTCCTCGTCGCCATCCAGTTCCTCGTGGCCTTCTTCGGCGGCTTTCTTGATCTTGCCGTCGCCGTCGCCGCGCCGGGACTTGAGCAGGTCCAGTTCTTCCATCATCGCGTTGAAATCGAAGTTCATTGCCGTTTCTCTCTCGCTGTCTTCCAGTCGTGCATGAAGCGCTCAACGAACTCGGAAGCCAGGTCGTCGTCGAGGCCGTACTTGTGGGCCGCATGGCGCACCATATCGGCGTGGGTCTTGAATCTGCGGTGGTCCTCGCCGAGGTCGCCCGCGAAGGCGTCCCGGAAGTCCCAATAGCCGCGCGCCTTCCGGTCCAAGGACTGCCGCCCAAGGGCCGCGCCGCCGGTCAGGCTGGCTGTATTCGTGGTTGCGCCCGTGGAATCCAGGGCTTTCGATAGGTCGTATCCGAGGCCCGGCACCCAACTTTTCGCCAGGGTGTCGAAGGGCACCGTGGACACCATGGGGACATCCTGGTTGACGGGGTTCTTAGAGAACCCGATATTGGTCCAGCGCACTTTCCCGATCATCGCCTTCTTCATGCCGGTTTCCGGGTCCACCGCGATGGATTTTTCCAGTACCGCGCCACCGACCGAGGGCTTCCAGCGGGCCGGGGGATTGATATCGGTCAGGCTGGACCAGAAATAATTGGCGCGTTCCGCCGCCGGCCCCTGGCCGGAATAAATCTCGCCCTTGACGAAGGTTTTCACGCCATGGAACGAAACCTCGCGGGGCTGGCCGATCTCGAACAACATGTAATCGGGGATGCCGGCCTTCGCGCCGATCAGGCTGTAGTGGTCGATGTCGAGATTGCCGAACCGGGAATACCAGTCCGATGAGTCCCGTAAAGCCTTTTGCAGCACCACCTCGCCCTGTTGATCCATGGCCTCGTTGCTAGCCTCGATGTACACGAAGCGCTTTTCGCCTTCGGTCGCGAGTTCAGCCTTGAGCATCAGGTCGATGCTCAAGAAATCGGGGCAGGCTGCAAGGAGTTGTTGTGCGGTTGACATGTCGCCGATTCTGGCGTCACGACCGGGGCGGGACACTACATCGCGGCGATGCGGCCACGCTCGAAGACCAGGGCTTGGTACTCGTCGGCGGCTTCGGGGTCGGCCAGGGCGATGGGGCGCAGGACATCCAAGCGCTGGTTGATGGCGGCGAGGCGATCCCGTCCGGCACGGTCGATCTTCGCCAGTGTGGTGGAGGTATGGACGCGGTGGTGGGCGTTTTGGGCGAGGGCTTGGCGGAGGGTGTCGGGGGTCATGGCCGGAAGCTATGGCGGTTGGTTTCCGGGTAGGGTGATGTCACGACCTGGGGGGTGGGGAACTATCGGGATGGGACTTACCCGCCCTGCTCCGCCCGCCTCCGCCCGAGGAAATAGCCCAGGCCACTATCATCCAGCCCCTCCATCGGCGAAGTCATCAACTCCCGCAAACCATACTTGGTCTTGAGCCGTTCCCGCGCCGCCCGTTCCGCGGGGTGGTTCGCCACGAGGTCGATCAACTCCACATCGTTCCTTTGGCCCACCCGGTCGATCCGGCCCGACCTTTGCGCGTGGGTCCGGGCCGTGTCGGGTACGTCGCTATGCACGAGCCATTGTCCGCGCTGCAAGTTCA
Encoded here:
- a CDS encoding peptidoglycan-binding protein, which codes for MNISPEQLAAACGCRLSVARRWLGPLVQAMARYGIDTPSRMADFLAQLGHESGSLAYVEEIASGAAYEGRKDLGNTRPGDGKRFKGRGLIQITGRANYAAAGSALGIDLLANPERLEEPEFAALSAAWFWRSKGLNELSDLGDFDRITRRINGGTNGAADRLERRKAARTALGLDSPPVLRRGDSGPGVLALQKALAARGVRVDVDGIFGPAIEAALRGFQASQGLVADGIAGPQTMRALGL